In Chitinophaga sp. HK235, a single window of DNA contains:
- a CDS encoding HAD family phosphatase, with amino-acid sequence MQGIKNIIFDLGGVILNINYQRTYEAFTALGVQNFNELYNQFKGSSLFNDLETGHITPEAFLSEMKKHVPEQVTPEQITDAWNAMLLDFPLQRLQLLQQLRQYYGLYLLSNTNAIHLETFNRILQESRGIPSLAVFFDKAYYSHLMGYRKPDRESYLMVLEENGLKAEETLFIDDTLPNIEGAKAVGLQTIHLQTPKTILDIFRPQNAG; translated from the coding sequence ATGCAAGGCATTAAAAACATCATCTTTGATCTTGGAGGAGTAATCCTCAATATCAACTATCAGCGGACTTACGAAGCTTTTACTGCACTGGGGGTACAGAACTTCAACGAGTTATACAACCAGTTTAAGGGCTCCAGCCTGTTCAACGACCTGGAAACCGGGCATATTACCCCCGAAGCCTTCCTGTCGGAAATGAAAAAACATGTGCCGGAACAGGTGACTCCGGAACAGATTACGGATGCCTGGAATGCCATGCTGCTCGACTTTCCTTTACAACGGCTTCAGTTACTTCAACAGCTGCGCCAGTATTATGGACTGTATCTGTTGAGTAATACCAATGCCATCCACCTGGAAACCTTCAACAGGATACTGCAGGAGAGCAGGGGTATTCCTTCTCTGGCGGTATTTTTCGACAAGGCTTATTATTCTCACCTGATGGGCTACCGCAAGCCGGACAGGGAATCTTATCTGATGGTGCTGGAAGAAAACGGGCTAAAGGCTGAAGAAACCTTATTTATTGACGACACGTTACCCAATATAGAAGGGGCGAAGGCTGTGGGACTGCAAACTATCCATTTGCAGACTCCTAAAACGATACTGGATATTTTCAGGCCGCAAAATGCCGGATAA
- the infB gene encoding translation initiation factor IF-2, protein MEETGNRGGPNYDMPETTNNTPRLLAAAKEFNIGKETLIDFLGNKGFDMGGFGSPNARLTAVMYAALQSEFQQDKANKRKSDQIALPKGSVLETKMKKEKEKEEAEAAAKKTKEKEEAAPVAEAPKAEKAPEPKQEPAKETPKKEPQAAAPAQPTPPPAQEKEEPKPKQEPPAVTAPPVAEVPKAPAPPAEPEVVKTESPKINGPKVITTIDLDALNRNKKPVAKKAEPETTPAPQQPAAVPAKEEKPQTPPTATIKPEEKPATTPEPAAPAARTEEVVEKTAPKAEKAETPAQPAPQAEKVAQTEKTDTTEKTEKAAPVQDKPVVNKVEEVIQEAKPAAIKEPANIPVKQPVKEEQRNTPPPAAADNNSQTPPPPPQEEQQQAVITNIQAEKLTGPKVIGKIELPVQSDRRDNNKGNFSRDEKRKRKRIIVEKKPEPIQPKDFKEGDKEGGAAGNRPHHDNRGGDNRGHNRNQQGDNRTQQGDNRNRQGQGQGGGFNRGQGQGQGQGGGFNRGPGQGQGQGGGFNRGPGQGQGGNRPGGQGGGFNRGPGQGNRPGQFNRPGQGGHGRPGSRDDKRVEEKEIDKNEIQNKIKETMAKLGGGGRGKNVKAKHRREKREERNSQKAQQGTENNKLQVTEFVSVSELANLMDVSFAEVISKCMGLGIMVSINQRLDAEVIELVAGEFGYEVEFIGLDAVEESEEEDDIDAPEDLEPRAPIVTIMGHVDHGKTSLLDYIRSANVVAGEAGGITQHIGAYQVTTANGKKITFLDTPGHEAFTAMRARGAKAADIAVIVVAADDAIMPQTREAISHSQAAGLPMVFAINKIDKDGANPEKIREQLAQLNLLVEDWGGKYQSQEISAKSGLNIDVLLEKILLEAELLELKANPDREGSGSIVEASLDKGRGYIASLLVQNGTLRQGDTIVSGSFYGKIKAMFNERGQRMDEAGPSMPVQVLGLNGAPQAGEKFKMYEDESEAKELANRRAQIVREQGIRTKKHITLDEIGRRLALGNFKQLNLIIKADFDGSVEALSDSLQKLSTEEIVISIVHKAVGQITESDVLLATASDAIILGFQVRPSSQAAKLAEKENIEIRNYSIIYDAIEEIKSAMEGMLEPKIEKKVVCNVQVRETYRFDKVTVAGCFVLDGKLSRNTRINVVRDGIVVHTGELASLKRYKDDVKEVAANMECGLSIRNYSDLKPNDIIEGFEEVEVKRTL, encoded by the coding sequence TTGGAAGAAACGGGAAACAGGGGAGGCCCGAATTACGATATGCCTGAAACAACAAACAACACACCACGATTGCTGGCTGCAGCCAAAGAGTTTAATATTGGTAAGGAAACCCTCATCGATTTCCTTGGCAATAAAGGCTTCGATATGGGTGGCTTTGGTTCTCCCAATGCCCGCCTTACGGCTGTCATGTACGCAGCACTGCAGTCGGAATTCCAACAGGACAAGGCTAACAAACGCAAAAGCGACCAGATAGCCCTGCCCAAAGGAAGCGTGTTAGAAACAAAGATGAAGAAGGAGAAAGAGAAAGAGGAAGCGGAGGCTGCGGCTAAAAAGACTAAAGAAAAAGAAGAGGCTGCACCCGTAGCGGAAGCTCCCAAAGCTGAAAAAGCCCCCGAACCCAAACAGGAACCTGCGAAGGAAACCCCTAAAAAGGAACCTCAGGCGGCTGCTCCGGCTCAACCTACACCTCCTCCGGCCCAGGAAAAAGAGGAACCCAAGCCTAAACAAGAACCTCCGGCTGTTACAGCTCCCCCTGTTGCGGAAGTTCCCAAGGCTCCAGCTCCTCCCGCCGAACCGGAAGTGGTTAAAACAGAATCTCCTAAGATTAACGGCCCGAAGGTCATTACTACTATCGACCTCGACGCCCTTAACCGTAATAAAAAACCAGTAGCTAAAAAAGCTGAGCCGGAAACAACTCCAGCTCCGCAACAGCCCGCTGCTGTCCCGGCCAAAGAGGAAAAACCACAAACTCCTCCCACAGCCACCATCAAACCGGAAGAAAAACCGGCCACCACTCCTGAACCCGCAGCCCCCGCTGCCCGTACCGAAGAAGTAGTGGAAAAAACCGCTCCTAAAGCGGAAAAAGCGGAAACTCCCGCTCAACCCGCTCCACAGGCTGAGAAAGTAGCGCAAACAGAAAAAACCGATACGACAGAAAAAACGGAAAAAGCCGCACCGGTTCAAGATAAACCTGTAGTTAACAAAGTGGAAGAAGTAATACAAGAGGCAAAACCGGCTGCAATCAAAGAACCGGCTAACATTCCTGTTAAACAGCCCGTAAAGGAAGAACAACGCAACACTCCTCCTCCTGCTGCTGCCGATAATAACAGCCAGACACCACCTCCTCCTCCCCAGGAGGAACAACAACAGGCAGTCATTACCAACATACAGGCCGAAAAATTAACCGGCCCTAAAGTAATCGGTAAAATAGAACTGCCCGTTCAGTCTGACAGACGTGATAATAACAAAGGCAACTTCAGCCGCGACGAAAAACGCAAACGCAAACGCATTATCGTCGAGAAAAAACCGGAACCCATCCAACCTAAAGACTTCAAAGAAGGCGATAAGGAAGGTGGCGCTGCCGGAAACCGCCCACACCACGATAACCGTGGCGGCGACAACCGTGGTCACAATCGTAACCAGCAGGGTGATAACCGCACCCAGCAGGGCGATAACCGTAACCGTCAGGGTCAAGGCCAAGGCGGCGGCTTCAACAGAGGCCAGGGTCAGGGTCAAGGCCAGGGCGGTGGCTTCAACAGAGGCCCAGGTCAAGGTCAAGGCCAAGGCGGTGGCTTCAACAGAGGCCCAGGTCAAGGTCAGGGTGGAAACAGACCCGGCGGCCAGGGCGGTGGCTTCAACAGAGGCCCGGGCCAGGGCAACAGACCCGGACAGTTCAACAGACCCGGACAAGGCGGACACGGCCGTCCAGGCAGTCGTGATGACAAACGCGTTGAAGAAAAAGAAATCGATAAAAACGAGATCCAGAATAAGATCAAAGAAACCATGGCCAAACTCGGTGGCGGCGGTCGCGGTAAAAACGTGAAAGCCAAACACCGTAGAGAAAAACGCGAGGAAAGAAACAGCCAGAAAGCACAGCAGGGAACTGAAAACAACAAACTCCAGGTAACTGAGTTCGTTTCCGTAAGTGAACTCGCTAACCTCATGGACGTTAGCTTCGCGGAAGTAATCTCCAAATGTATGGGCCTCGGTATCATGGTATCCATCAACCAACGCCTCGACGCAGAAGTAATCGAGCTCGTAGCCGGCGAATTTGGCTATGAAGTGGAATTCATCGGCCTCGACGCAGTGGAAGAATCTGAAGAAGAAGATGACATCGATGCACCGGAAGATCTGGAACCACGCGCTCCGATCGTTACCATCATGGGTCACGTTGACCATGGTAAAACATCCCTGCTCGACTATATCCGCAGTGCTAACGTAGTAGCCGGTGAAGCCGGTGGTATCACCCAGCACATTGGTGCTTACCAGGTAACTACTGCCAATGGTAAAAAAATCACCTTCCTCGATACACCTGGTCACGAAGCGTTTACCGCCATGCGTGCCCGTGGTGCCAAAGCTGCAGACATCGCAGTAATCGTGGTAGCGGCCGATGACGCCATCATGCCTCAGACAAGGGAAGCTATTTCCCACTCCCAGGCTGCTGGTCTGCCAATGGTATTTGCTATCAACAAGATAGATAAAGACGGCGCCAACCCTGAGAAAATTAGAGAACAACTGGCTCAACTGAACCTCCTCGTAGAAGACTGGGGTGGTAAATACCAAAGCCAGGAAATATCCGCTAAGAGCGGCCTCAATATCGATGTCCTGCTGGAGAAAATCCTGCTGGAAGCAGAACTGCTCGAACTGAAAGCCAACCCGGACCGCGAAGGTTCTGGTAGCATCGTCGAAGCATCCCTCGATAAAGGTCGTGGATACATTGCCTCCCTGCTGGTACAAAACGGTACCCTCCGCCAGGGCGACACCATCGTGTCCGGCTCCTTCTACGGTAAAATCAAAGCCATGTTCAACGAACGCGGCCAACGTATGGACGAAGCCGGTCCTTCTATGCCGGTGCAGGTGCTCGGCCTCAACGGTGCTCCTCAGGCTGGTGAGAAATTCAAAATGTATGAAGACGAGTCTGAAGCAAAAGAACTCGCTAACCGCAGGGCACAAATCGTTCGCGAACAAGGTATCCGTACCAAGAAACATATCACCCTCGATGAAATCGGCCGCAGGCTGGCACTGGGTAACTTTAAACAGCTCAACCTCATCATCAAGGCCGATTTTGACGGCTCTGTGGAAGCATTGAGCGACTCCCTCCAGAAACTGTCTACCGAAGAAATCGTGATCAGTATCGTTCACAAAGCTGTAGGTCAGATCACCGAATCCGACGTACTGCTCGCTACTGCCTCCGATGCCATCATCCTCGGATTCCAGGTAAGACCTTCTTCCCAAGCTGCCAAGCTCGCGGAAAAAGAAAATATCGAAATCCGCAACTACTCCATCATCTACGACGCTATCGAAGAAATCAAGAGCGCGATGGAAGGGATGCTGGAACCCAAAATCGAGAAAAAAGTGGTGTGCAACGTACAGGTACGCGAAACATACCGCTTCGACAAGGTTACTGTGGCAGGTTGCTTCGTTCTCGATGGCAAGCTGAGCAGAAACACCCGCATCAACGTAGTACGCGACGGTATCGTAGTCCACACCGGCGAACTCGCCTCCCTCAAACGTTATAAAGATGACGTGAAGGAAGTAGCCGCCAACATGGAATGCGGTCTGAGTATCCGCAACTACAGCGATCTCAAACCAAACGATATCATCGAAGGTTTCGAAGAAGTGGAAGTAAAAAGAACACTCTAA
- the nusA gene encoding transcription termination factor NusA has translation MASINLIESFTEFKEAENIDRPTLMKVLEDVFKTLLRKKYGSDENFDVIVNTEKGDLEILRRRTIVADGEVEDDNAQIAYSDAIKVEPDYQIGEDLYEEVEILDFGRRAILAAKQTLSARIGDLKKNILVKKYADKAGEIVTGEVYQVWKKEVLLLDDEGNELILPKSEQIPTDYFKKGENVRAVVKKVEMKNNAPLIILSRTHPSFLAKLLEIEVPEIFDGLIVIKKIVREPGERAKVAVESYDDRIDPVGACVGMKGSRIHGIVRELRNENIDIINYTTNIQLLIQRSLTPARISRMEVDNENKYASVYLNPDQVSLAIGKKGVNIKLACELTGYEIDVFRDEAQEQAEFDIDLEEFSDEIEGWIIDELKRIGCDTARSVLELTTEELVRRSDLEEETVQDVRRILQEEFDKE, from the coding sequence ATGGCTAGTATTAACCTGATTGAGTCATTCACCGAGTTCAAGGAGGCAGAAAACATCGACCGTCCAACACTGATGAAGGTATTGGAAGATGTGTTCAAAACATTGCTGCGGAAAAAGTATGGCTCGGATGAGAACTTTGACGTGATTGTAAATACAGAGAAAGGCGACCTTGAAATATTACGCCGTCGCACTATCGTTGCCGACGGAGAAGTGGAAGACGACAATGCTCAGATCGCTTATTCTGACGCCATTAAAGTAGAACCAGACTATCAGATAGGGGAAGATCTTTATGAAGAAGTGGAGATCCTCGACTTCGGCCGCAGGGCTATCCTCGCTGCCAAACAAACCCTCTCCGCCCGTATCGGCGACCTGAAAAAGAACATCCTGGTAAAGAAATATGCTGATAAAGCCGGCGAAATTGTTACAGGGGAAGTTTACCAGGTTTGGAAAAAAGAAGTTTTATTGCTTGATGATGAGGGGAATGAGTTAATTTTGCCCAAATCAGAACAAATACCAACAGATTATTTCAAAAAAGGAGAAAATGTAAGGGCGGTTGTAAAGAAAGTGGAAATGAAAAACAATGCACCACTTATCATTCTTTCCCGCACACATCCATCCTTCCTGGCTAAATTGCTGGAAATTGAAGTACCTGAGATATTTGACGGTCTGATTGTAATTAAGAAAATAGTTCGTGAACCCGGCGAAAGGGCCAAAGTGGCCGTAGAGTCCTACGACGACCGTATCGACCCTGTTGGTGCCTGCGTAGGTATGAAAGGTAGCCGTATTCACGGCATCGTTCGCGAGCTCAGAAACGAAAATATCGATATCATTAACTATACGACCAACATCCAGCTGTTGATTCAACGCTCCCTCACACCCGCCAGGATCAGCCGCATGGAAGTGGATAACGAAAACAAGTACGCTTCCGTTTACCTCAATCCTGACCAGGTATCACTGGCCATAGGTAAAAAAGGCGTAAACATCAAACTCGCCTGCGAACTCACAGGATACGAAATCGATGTATTCCGCGATGAAGCACAGGAACAAGCTGAATTTGATATCGATCTGGAAGAATTCTCAGATGAAATCGAAGGATGGATCATTGACGAACTGAAAAGAATAGGTTGTGACACTGCCCGCAGCGTATTAGAGCTGACCACGGAAGAACTGGTTCGCCGTTCGGATCTGGAAGAAGAGACAGTGCAGGATGTAAGAAGAATATTACAGGAAGAGTTTGACAAAGAATAA
- a CDS encoding peptidylprolyl isomerase, translating to MKKLLALSAGTLLLWQAAVAQQKLVADKIIGVVGDKIILKSDMDGALAEQQRNSPDGNISPQAPCNTLEMLISQKVMVLQAERDSLPVSDGEVEAQMENRIRYFEQLYGSKEKMKEITGYSVYQLRERFRQPIKENLLAQAMRNKVVEPVKVTPSEVKRFFDAIPKDSLHFYESELEIGQIVLIPKATREMDNYAIERLQDFKKRVINKESDFGSLAILYSEDPGVKENKGVYVMNRGDKQWDADFMAAAFRLKEGEISSPVKSQFGYHLIQMLKRSGDNVTVQHILLKAAVTKADLSAATTKLDSIRTLIINNKTTFSEAVAKYSDAQTAKFDGGMIQSKTGEGTLLSIDQLDDPSERDIVLMLDTLKPGQLSAPVAFTDDNGRAGVRIVFLKTRTQPHRENLTDDYSRIQQRTLDIKRAEAINKWLIEKIPTFYVHVDDEYKNCTHISQWMAALAKQ from the coding sequence ATGAAGAAACTTTTGGCATTATCTGCAGGGACCTTGCTGTTATGGCAAGCCGCTGTCGCACAGCAAAAACTGGTGGCAGACAAAATTATCGGCGTTGTTGGTGATAAAATCATCCTCAAATCCGATATGGACGGCGCCCTCGCAGAGCAGCAACGGAACTCTCCCGATGGAAATATCAGCCCACAGGCTCCTTGTAACACCTTGGAAATGCTGATCTCCCAAAAGGTGATGGTGCTCCAGGCAGAAAGGGACAGCTTGCCCGTTTCTGATGGAGAAGTGGAAGCGCAAATGGAAAACCGTATCCGCTACTTCGAACAGCTCTACGGCTCCAAAGAAAAAATGAAGGAAATTACTGGCTACTCTGTATACCAGCTCCGCGAACGCTTCCGCCAGCCCATTAAAGAAAATCTGCTGGCTCAAGCCATGCGCAATAAAGTAGTAGAGCCTGTTAAGGTGACGCCATCCGAAGTAAAACGCTTCTTCGACGCCATCCCCAAAGACAGTCTCCATTTCTATGAGTCTGAACTGGAAATTGGCCAGATCGTTCTCATACCAAAAGCAACCCGCGAAATGGACAACTACGCCATCGAACGCCTCCAGGACTTCAAAAAAAGGGTGATCAACAAGGAGTCTGACTTCGGCTCCCTCGCCATCCTGTACTCTGAAGACCCCGGCGTAAAAGAAAACAAAGGCGTGTATGTCATGAACCGCGGTGATAAACAATGGGACGCTGATTTCATGGCAGCAGCTTTCCGTCTGAAAGAAGGCGAAATATCCTCACCGGTAAAATCCCAGTTCGGATATCACCTGATCCAGATGTTGAAACGCTCCGGTGACAACGTAACCGTACAGCACATCCTGCTGAAAGCAGCGGTAACCAAAGCCGACCTCTCAGCCGCTACCACCAAGCTGGACTCCATCCGGACCCTCATCATTAACAACAAAACCACCTTCTCTGAAGCAGTGGCCAAATATAGCGACGCCCAAACCGCCAAATTCGACGGTGGTATGATCCAGTCCAAAACCGGTGAAGGCACCTTGCTCTCCATCGATCAGCTCGACGATCCCTCCGAAAGAGATATCGTACTGATGCTCGATACCCTGAAACCAGGCCAGCTCTCCGCACCCGTAGCCTTTACGGATGACAATGGACGCGCCGGCGTAAGGATCGTTTTCCTGAAAACACGGACCCAGCCGCACAGGGAAAACCTGACCGACGACTATTCCCGTATCCAGCAACGTACACTCGATATCAAACGTGCAGAAGCCATCAACAAATGGCTGATAGAAAAAATACCTACTTTCTACGTACACGTAGATGACGAATATAAAAACTGTACACATATCAGTCAGTGGATGGCAGCCCTTGCCAAACAATAA
- a CDS encoding toprim domain-containing protein: MQRVKDLKKWDLVDLLSKLGYEPSKVIRDDYWYLSPLRVEKTPSFKVNRRLNVWYDHGTGQGGDLIDFGCLYNNCSVSDLLKKWDRLPSPAFSFHPLVAGEKKNIAGDGIAVLGTRPIADHHLLRYLDSRAIPHSLAASYCKEVDFSLHNRQYRALGFQNNAGGHELRNADFKGCCAPKDITLITNKGRQLNIFEGFFSFLSYLACQKEAGTTGDDFLILNSLALSGKATDLTEKYPKISLYLDNDEAGRRAAQSLKTSDRFSDGSSLYRGFKDINDWWVNQNKPMQKVMNSVWRGLRR; encoded by the coding sequence ATGCAACGTGTGAAAGACCTGAAGAAATGGGATTTAGTAGACCTGTTATCTAAACTCGGCTACGAGCCTAGTAAGGTAATAAGGGACGATTACTGGTACTTATCCCCGCTTAGAGTAGAGAAAACACCATCATTTAAAGTAAATCGGCGGCTGAACGTCTGGTATGACCACGGTACGGGTCAGGGTGGTGACCTAATCGATTTTGGGTGTTTGTATAACAACTGTTCTGTCAGCGACCTTCTGAAAAAATGGGACCGCCTCCCCTCCCCTGCTTTTTCTTTTCACCCGCTAGTTGCTGGTGAAAAGAAAAATATTGCCGGAGATGGCATTGCTGTTCTGGGAACAAGACCAATTGCTGATCACCATTTATTGAGGTATTTAGACAGCAGAGCGATACCGCACTCTCTGGCTGCCTCTTACTGCAAGGAGGTAGACTTTTCCCTGCATAACCGCCAATATAGGGCCCTGGGATTCCAGAACAACGCCGGAGGCCACGAGCTGAGAAATGCTGACTTTAAGGGCTGTTGTGCGCCGAAGGACATCACCCTGATCACCAACAAAGGGCGACAGCTGAACATATTTGAAGGATTTTTTAGTTTTCTTTCATACCTGGCCTGTCAGAAAGAAGCGGGAACAACCGGCGATGATTTTCTGATATTAAACTCTCTTGCACTATCGGGAAAAGCCACGGACCTAACGGAGAAATACCCTAAAATCTCCCTGTATTTGGATAATGACGAAGCCGGGAGGCGAGCAGCGCAATCCCTTAAAACGAGTGACCGATTCTCAGATGGTTCCTCGCTTTACCGCGGATTTAAGGACATAAATGACTGGTGGGTAAATCAGAATAAGCCCATGCAAAAGGTTATGAATAGTGTCTGGCGTGGGCTTCGTCGTTAG
- a CDS encoding helix-turn-helix domain-containing protein, with the protein MRENNKKPIVVQPEDPDRLLNLVEAANVLRKPVGTVRYYIHHKSLPAIKVGKGYVVKHSALMAWVNEFQVRPNENTAGKMRYRFAKR; encoded by the coding sequence TTGCGCGAAAACAACAAGAAACCCATTGTTGTTCAGCCGGAAGATCCTGACAGATTGTTGAATCTGGTGGAAGCCGCAAATGTTCTGCGTAAGCCAGTGGGGACTGTTCGTTATTACATTCACCACAAATCACTACCAGCCATTAAGGTAGGTAAAGGATATGTAGTGAAACATTCTGCATTGATGGCATGGGTTAATGAATTCCAGGTGAGGCCCAATGAGAATACGGCTGGCAAAATGAGATACCGATTTGCAAAACGCTAA
- a CDS encoding DUF2752 domain-containing protein, producing MRMSLYRKLNPELLAWPAGLLCLFFLDPAANHPSLCLLKNVGIPFCPGCGLGHGVHYLLHGQWREAVHHHWLAPVVVATLLYRTFQLARQQYTDFKLQ from the coding sequence ATGCGAATGTCCTTGTACAGAAAGCTCAATCCGGAATTGCTGGCCTGGCCTGCAGGACTGCTGTGCTTGTTTTTTCTGGACCCGGCAGCTAACCACCCGTCACTATGCCTGCTCAAAAACGTCGGCATCCCTTTCTGCCCGGGCTGCGGACTGGGACACGGGGTACATTATTTGCTGCACGGACAATGGCGGGAAGCTGTACATCACCACTGGCTGGCCCCCGTAGTGGTCGCCACACTGCTCTACCGTACCTTTCAGCTGGCCCGGCAACAATACACTGATTTTAAATTACAATAA
- the rimP gene encoding ribosome maturation factor RimP, which translates to MANEQVIKAIWELAEGLLVNDPDNFLVDIRIKPTNNVKLFLDGDKGVPVDRLVSFNRKLYALLETSELFPNNDFSLEVSSPGLDEPLKLHRQYLKNIGRKVEVTLLDGAVKEGTLLTVTDDSITIEETVGKKKETKQTDLKLNEIKHTKVCIVF; encoded by the coding sequence ATGGCAAACGAACAAGTGATAAAAGCTATTTGGGAATTAGCAGAAGGACTGCTGGTAAATGATCCCGACAATTTTTTGGTAGACATCAGAATTAAGCCCACTAACAACGTAAAACTCTTTTTAGATGGGGACAAAGGAGTGCCGGTAGATAGATTGGTATCTTTTAACCGGAAACTCTATGCACTGCTGGAAACCAGTGAGCTCTTTCCCAACAATGACTTCTCTCTGGAAGTCTCTTCCCCCGGTCTGGACGAGCCCTTGAAACTGCACAGGCAATACCTGAAAAACATTGGTCGGAAGGTGGAGGTCACTCTCCTTGACGGTGCAGTGAAAGAAGGTACATTGCTAACAGTTACGGATGACTCAATCACCATCGAGGAAACAGTCGGCAAAAAGAAAGAAACCAAACAAACGGATTTAAAACTTAATGAAATAAAGCACACAAAGGTGTGCATCGTGTTTTAA
- a CDS encoding TM2 domain-containing protein gives MSDFSFAMLPGIEQEEMLWLQELTKSYSSENKQRFLALYSTRRKDPQMILICSLVGLVAVAGVQRFLLNQILMGILYFITVGFCFVGTILDAINYRKLAWEYNKKEAVSSAALLGL, from the coding sequence ATGTCTGATTTTTCATTTGCCATGTTACCTGGTATCGAACAGGAAGAAATGCTGTGGTTACAGGAACTGACCAAAAGCTACAGCTCCGAAAACAAACAACGGTTCCTGGCCCTCTATTCAACCCGCCGTAAAGACCCGCAGATGATATTGATCTGCAGCCTCGTCGGACTGGTAGCCGTAGCAGGCGTTCAACGTTTCCTGCTCAACCAGATACTGATGGGTATCCTCTACTTCATAACCGTAGGCTTTTGTTTTGTAGGTACTATCCTGGATGCGATCAACTACCGCAAACTGGCCTGGGAATATAATAAAAAGGAAGCAGTAAGCAGCGCCGCCCTGCTGGGTCTGTAA
- a CDS encoding IS3 family transposase (programmed frameshift), which translates to MKKTRFTETQIVSILKQQENGLATKDICREHGISEATFYNWKSKYGGMEASDVKRLKDLEEENSRLKRMYADLSLDNQILKDPIHKKRLGPSTKRQVAEELVADQGISVSRACRIVSFPRSKFYYRSRRNDQVLIDALQDLAFKHTSYGFRKLFAYLRRAGHHWNHKRVYRVYRLLKLNKRRKLKRRVPARIKQPLQQQTNVNIIWSMDFMSDSLIGNKRFRTFNVIDDGSREVLGIEVDTSLSSYRIVRVLERIIESRGKPAAIRTDNGPEFTSGYFEQWCHQHGIRLQYIQPGRPMQNGYVERFNRLYREAVLDAYIFEDLHQVRELTYTWMEEYNQRRPHESLKNMTPCEWKAELQKSRNSN; encoded by the exons ATGAAAAAGACCAGATTCACAGAAACTCAGATTGTGTCTATTTTGAAGCAGCAGGAAAATGGGCTTGCCACAAAGGACATTTGCCGCGAACATGGCATTTCTGAAGCTACTTTCTATAACTGGAAAAGCAAGTATGGAGGCATGGAGGCTTCAGATGTGAAGCGCCTCAAAGACCTGGAGGAAGAAAATTCCAGGCTCAAAAGAATGTATGCTGACCTATCCCTTGACAATCAGATACTGAAGGATC CTATTCACAAAAAAAGGCTGGGCCCTTCCACAAAAAGACAAGTAGCAGAAGAATTGGTCGCAGATCAGGGTATTTCTGTGAGCAGGGCCTGTCGAATAGTTTCCTTTCCCCGTTCAAAGTTTTATTATCGTAGTCGTAGAAATGACCAGGTACTGATTGATGCCCTTCAGGACCTTGCTTTTAAGCATACTTCCTACGGTTTTCGCAAGCTTTTCGCCTATTTGAGGCGTGCAGGTCATCACTGGAATCATAAAAGAGTATACCGGGTATACAGGCTGCTTAAGCTGAATAAGAGGAGGAAGCTGAAACGCAGAGTGCCAGCACGCATTAAACAACCATTACAACAGCAAACCAATGTTAATATCATCTGGAGCATGGATTTCATGAGTGATAGCCTGATTGGAAACAAACGCTTCAGAACATTTAACGTGATAGATGATGGCTCCCGGGAGGTCTTGGGTATAGAAGTCGATACTTCACTATCGTCATACCGAATTGTACGGGTATTGGAAAGAATTATTGAATCCAGAGGCAAACCAGCCGCGATAAGAACTGATAATGGTCCGGAATTTACTTCAGGTTATTTTGAACAGTGGTGCCACCAGCACGGTATCCGGCTACAATACATTCAACCAGGCCGACCAATGCAGAATGGTTATGTCGAACGATTTAATCGTCTTTACAGAGAAGCTGTCCTCGATGCCTATATCTTTGAGGACTTGCACCAGGTAAGGGAATTAACCTATACCTGGATGGAAGAATATAACCAAAGAAGACCTCACGAATCTTTGAAGAACATGACGCCTTGCGAATGGAAAGCGGAGTTGCAAAAATCCAGAAACTCCAATTAA